TCGTCCGTGCCCAGGACCCGCTCCCAGTGGGTGTCGAACCGGGCCCGGTCGCCCGGGTCCTCGGCCGTGAACGCGGCCATGCGCCCGGCCTCGGGGTCCTGCATCAGCGTGAAGAGGACGTCGAGGTCGGCGGGCCGTACCTCGCGGAGGACGACCTCCGTCCGAGCCTCGCGAAGAGGGCCTTCCGCAGCGGCGGGGTGGGGAGTGGCCTCTCCGGGCCGCTCTGACCTCAACGCGGTCCGCTGATCTGCGTCGTTCATCGGTACCTGTCTCTCTGCCGTGCTCGGCCTGTCGTGTGCGTGGTGATCGCGTGGCTGTGGCCAGGACGTTCCGCCGGTTTTCCGGCGGGTTGCGGTCTCGGGCTCCACACGGTGTGGTGCCCGAAGCACCAGGAGCCCGGCGACCGGGCCCGGCGCTGGGGAGCCATCAGAGCCGCCGCGTGGCGAGCGTCAGCCGGTCCCGCGCGTCGAACAGCGCGTCCTTGATCATCTGCTCGTGCGCGGGGGTCAGCCGGGCCACCGGCACCGAACAGCTGATCGCGTCGCGGGCCGGGGTGCGGTAGGGGATGGCCACGCCGAAGCAGCGCAGGCCCAGCGTGTTCTCCTCCCGGTCCACGGCGTAGCCCTGCTCGCGGATCTGCCGCAGCTCGTCGATCAGCCGCTCGCGGTCGGTGACGGTGTGCTCGGTGAGCGCGGGCAGCGTCTCCGGGAGCATCTTCCGCACCTGTTCGTCGCTGTGGGTCGCCAGCAGCGCCTTGCCGAGCGAGGTGGAGTGCGCGGGCAGCCGGCGGCCGACGCGGGCGAACGGCCGCAGATAGTGCTGCGACTGGCGGGTGGCGAGGTACACGACGTTCGTACCGTCGAGCCGGGCCAGGTGGATGGTCTCCGCGGTGTCGTCCGAGAGCCGGTCCAGCGTGGGGCGCGCCGCCGCGACGACCTCGTCGCCGTCGATGTACGACGTGCCGACGAGCAGGGCCCGTACACCGATGCCGTAGCGGGTGCCGGTCGCGTCCGTCTCCACCCAGCCGAGCTCGACGAGGGTGCGCAGCAGCATGTAGAGGCTGGACTTCGGGTAGCCGACGGCCTCCTGGACAGCCGCCAGCGGGTGCATTCCGGGGCGGCCCGCGAAGTACTCGAGCAGTTCCACCGTCCGCACCGCTGACTTGACCTGTGCCCCACCCTGGTCGGCAGTCGCCATGGCCCTCAACCCTTCTTGACCGCGCAGAACGCCCGGAAATAGAGTCACCGTCGACCCTGCTATTCATCATCGGGAACCCTGTTCAGAATACCGAACGACTCGGGGAAGGAAACCGCGGTGGGAGCAGCACCAGTCTGGAGTGTGGACCCCCGAACCGGGAAGCCGCGTGAGCAGGTCGCGGTCGAGGCCACGGCGGAGGAGGTCGACCGCGCGGTACGGTCCGCGGAGGCCGCCCGTGCCGCCCTGGGCGACCGCGGGGCCAGGGCGGCCCTGCTGCGGACCGCCGCGGACCTCCTGGACGAGTCGGGCCGGCACGTCATCGAGGCCGCCGACGCCGAGACCGCGCTCGGCCCGGTTCGGCTGACCGGTGAACTCGCCAGGACCACGGCCCAGTTGCGGGCTTTCGCGGACGTGGTCGACGAGGGCTCCTTCCTGGACATCCGCATCGACCGCGCCGACCCCGCGCGCACCCCGCCGTGGCCCGACCTGCGCCGCTGGAAGATCCCGCTCGGCGTGGTCGCCGTCTACGCGGCGAGCAACTTCCCCCTCGCGTTCTCCGTGCCCGGCGGCGACACCGCGAGCGCGCTCGCCGCCGGCTGCCCCGTGGTCGTCAAGGCCCACCCCGACCACCCGGCGACCTCCGAGCTGTGCGCGGCGCTGCTGCGCGCGGCGGCCCGGCGCACCAGGCTGCCCGAGGACGTCGTCGTGCTGGTGCACGGCTTCGAGGCGGGCGTGGAGCTCGTGGGCCATCCGCTGGTCGCCGCGGCCGGGTTCACCGGCTCGGTGCGCGGCGGACGCGCCCTCTTCGACGCGGCCGCCGCCCGCCCGGTGCCGATCCCCTTCCACGGGGAACTCGGCTCCCTCAACCCGGTCGTGATCACCGAGGCCGCGGCCGCGGAGCGCGCCGAGGCCATCGGCGGCGGGCTGGCCGGCTCGATGACCCTGGGGGAGGGGCAGTTCTGCACCAAGCCCGGATTCGTCCTCGCCCCCGCCGGTGACGCGGGCGACCGGCTGCTGGAGTCCCTGACCGCCGCGGTGAGCGAGACCGACCCCGGGGTCATGCTCGACCACCGGATGCGGGACGCCTTCATCGCGGGCGTGGGCGAGCGGGCCGGACTGGAGGGCGTCGAGTCGCCCGTCACCCCCGGCGCGTGCGGCGACCACAGCGTCAGCGCCGGTTTCCTGACCGTGCCGGCCAGGCGGCTGACCGCGGAGGGACCGCACGACCTGCTCCTGGAGGAGTGCTTCGGCCCCGTCGCGGTCGTCGCCCGCTACGAGGGCACGGA
The genomic region above belongs to Streptomyces marianii and contains:
- a CDS encoding IclR family transcriptional regulator: MATADQGGAQVKSAVRTVELLEYFAGRPGMHPLAAVQEAVGYPKSSLYMLLRTLVELGWVETDATGTRYGIGVRALLVGTSYIDGDEVVAAARPTLDRLSDDTAETIHLARLDGTNVVYLATRQSQHYLRPFARVGRRLPAHSTSLGKALLATHSDEQVRKMLPETLPALTEHTVTDRERLIDELRQIREQGYAVDREENTLGLRCFGVAIPYRTPARDAISCSVPVARLTPAHEQMIKDALFDARDRLTLATRRL
- a CDS encoding aldehyde dehydrogenase (NADP(+)); its protein translation is MGAAPVWSVDPRTGKPREQVAVEATAEEVDRAVRSAEAARAALGDRGARAALLRTAADLLDESGRHVIEAADAETALGPVRLTGELARTTAQLRAFADVVDEGSFLDIRIDRADPARTPPWPDLRRWKIPLGVVAVYAASNFPLAFSVPGGDTASALAAGCPVVVKAHPDHPATSELCAALLRAAARRTRLPEDVVVLVHGFEAGVELVGHPLVAAAGFTGSVRGGRALFDAAAARPVPIPFHGELGSLNPVVITEAAAAERAEAIGGGLAGSMTLGEGQFCTKPGFVLAPAGDAGDRLLESLTAAVSETDPGVMLDHRMRDAFIAGVGERAGLEGVESPVTPGACGDHSVSAGFLTVPARRLTAEGPHDLLLEECFGPVAVVARYEGTDEVEAVLSRLPGNLTATLHVSEEEAGGPAAELLASLTALAGRVLVDGWPTGVAVAPAQHHGGPYPATTSTSTSVGVTAIERWLRPVTYQSAPSALLPPELRDDNPLGLPRRVDGYPEALRG